A single Pirellulales bacterium DNA region contains:
- the hisH gene encoding imidazole glycerol phosphate synthase subunit HisH, translating into MIAIIDYGMGNLRSVQKGFEKVGHAATITSDPEQILSADRVILPGVGAFEDAMHELRARGLVEPVRQAAASGRPFLGICLGLQLLFDVSYEGGRHEGLGILAGEVVLFTPPAGYKVPHMGWNQLAVRRPTPILEGLSDSPYMYFVHSYYAVPQDRTVVAAEANYPEPFAAVVWRDNVFATQFHPEKSQHEGLQILRNFAGLPALAMR; encoded by the coding sequence ATGATCGCGATCATCGACTACGGCATGGGCAATCTGCGAAGCGTGCAAAAGGGCTTTGAGAAGGTCGGCCATGCGGCCACCATTACCAGCGATCCGGAGCAGATCCTCTCGGCCGATCGTGTGATTCTGCCTGGCGTGGGGGCCTTCGAAGACGCCATGCACGAATTACGAGCCCGTGGTCTCGTCGAGCCGGTTCGCCAAGCGGCCGCCTCGGGCCGCCCGTTCCTGGGAATCTGTCTAGGGTTGCAGTTGCTCTTCGATGTCAGCTACGAAGGGGGCCGGCACGAGGGGCTGGGAATCTTGGCCGGCGAAGTCGTACTTTTCACGCCCCCGGCCGGTTACAAGGTGCCGCACATGGGATGGAATCAGTTGGCCGTCCGCAGGCCGACTCCCATCCTGGAAGGCCTGAGCGATTCGCCTTACATGTACTTCGTGCACTCTTATTACGCCGTGCCGCAAGATCGCACTGTGGTCGCCGCCGAGGCCAACTATCCTGAGCCTTTTGCCGCCGTCGTGTGGCGTGACAACGTCTTCGCGACGCAATTCCATCCCGAAAAGAGCCAGCACGAAGGATTGCAGATTTTGCGTAATTTCGCAGGACTGCCGGCGCTGGCGATGCGGTAA